GATAGACCATTTCTGCACAAAGTTTGTAATTACTTCACTCTATGCACTAAACTTGGGGAAATGCTTTGGATCATCAACATTTCCACAATTATAAAGAAGCTATGGATTGTTTGTGCTTTAATACATAGATAACAGGTGTACCTCTGCTGGAATATTTGTGCAACGAATGCCAAGTTGAGATTTGCTGAACCCTCAACAATATCTTTAGATGTTACATATCTTGTACACTCAAGCTTTTCAGCAGTTTCAAGTACTTTCTTTGCCCTTTCTTTAGGATCTGTAGTTTCTATCATAGTCGTCGAGCTAAGCTCAGGGGCAAGGGCGCTGAGAAGGTAAGCATACGCTTCACCATCCTGCAAATACATCAGAAGGTACAAGAGAATGAATCAAATATAGAACAGATGTCGCCATTCTGTGACAGAGTTTCTGAAAATGTCGTGGACATATCAAAGATCTAATAGTCTTACATAAGCATGCCATAAAATTCATAGTATTATATCAATGTGAAACAAAATATTCTCCAGATTGTGCGTTGTTCAAGTCTGCGTCATCCTTACATTTACAATGAAGTATAATGTACATGTATGATACTGTATGATATACGTACCTTAACATCAGTAGAGAAATTTGTAACAGTTTTTTTGTACCCTGCTTTCTTGATATGAAAGTTCATCCATTTGAGCAACATCTTATCTGGTGCTAAGGTAACAACCTCCTCTGCTTCCTGTATTAATCATATAAAATAATTATCAAGACTTTGTCAGTGCACAAACATGATACAAGTCCTTCATGACTCAAACCTTGCTATTATCATCAGCGAACAACTCCAACAGCTGTGGCGTTTTCTTCAAATTCAAATCAGCTAAGAGTTGTATCTAGGAGAAGTCCGAATAAACATGTTAGAAAGAACACACCGGAGATGTTTGCAGTACATGTAGCGTCCATCACTGTTCTAGTTATAATATGTTGCTCAAGACCTATTTAGTAATTAACGTAGTAATAAGGGTTAATAACACATACCTTTATGATTTGCGATAGCAAACCAAGAACAAGATGAGGCTgcgaaaaaacaaaaaatatttCAGTCGTAAAGCAATGTAAATGATTCAGTAATGATAAATTGAGTCGTCTTCATGTTTATCTTCACTATTATATTAATGAGAGTTGTTGATAGTATGTCTTACCAAGCTTAGATGTTTATCTATATCTAACTTTTCTACCATCCTAAACTTATAACAAACAAATAAACCGGCTTACTGTGCACCATGCCTCTTCCACCTTCCTAAAAATGAAGCATTTTCGTAACAAAATAATTTAACAACAGCCCCAAAAATATCTAACAATAATTTAGCTAATTAGGTGTGGCTGTCATGAAGAGGCTTCGGATATACCCTTTtccggcaaaaaaaaaaaacaggtgcGACTGTGGAGCCTAAGCTGCGGTCTAAGACCGCAGGCCGAGCACAAACACTGAGGCAATCAGCCTAACCTAAACTCAAAAGTACGTGATCTGTCGACTAGATCGAGCCGACAGCAATGAATGAACACGACCAGTTATATTTTCTTATCTGTAGCAAAGCGCATGTGTTTTTCTAGTAGTGAAAACATTTTTCATTGTCCGAGAATCGGTAAATACCTATAAAGAACACACTAAGGGTCTTGACATGGAACACTCCCCGAACATTCATTTGATAAACGTTTTAGTTGTGTAAGTTGTATTTCAAGATATGCACTTCTATGCTGATTTACTACGTCAAAACTAGATAGGAACAGCTGGAAAAATCATATAGAGTTGAATTCTTCATACCAGCATGAATTGCATAATAAACTTTACTGATGCAATATTAACATAGAGCACATACTCTAGCTTCAATCAAATCTTGTGTCCCAATGTTAACAATAGTGCAGCCAATGGCCCTTGCAGAGTTGAGACAAAGGTTGTGGTTCTCATTCCTCTCCCATGGATTAGGATCCTTCTTAGTATTGATTGCTCTCTCATCTATAGTGCCCGGAACAGCAACATTGATCAACTTGCTGATTGTATAAGGTAAGGAAATAATTGCCATTAGCGAATTATTGTAATAAATTAATATGAAGAAGTGTTGCAGCGCTAGAAGAATATGAGAATCAGAAGAAAATCTCACCAAAGTAGTACACCATCCCGAACAAGATTGAATATATCATTTGATTCAGGGTCCAATGGCAAGAAGTTTTTCAGGAAAGAATCCTCTCCCAGAAAATTATTGATATGATTCACATAAGAAGTTTTTTCAGACTCATTAATGACGTGCATCAGAGTAGTAGTAGAAGCCTTCAAAAATGACACAGATCCCTTCAATTTCTTTTTGCCTCCAGCTTTGCTGGTCCCCTTTGCTTGGAGATTTAAGTACTCCTAACAAATTCCAAGATTGCAATATTCAACGAAATTATGTCTTACGCACATGAAAATGCAGAATCAATAGAAAGTAAGCAAAGATGGTCAATTGTACCCTAAGAAACGGCTCAAACTCTATTGATTGGTTCATGTCTGGGTAAGACTCGCTCAAAAAATTCCTGATCTCTTCCTCGGATAGAACCTCATGAAGGCCCCTAAGCTGCTCCATCACCGGCGGCAAGTCTTTAATAGCTACATTATCGGCATCCGATTTCTTCACGGACAGAAACTATTACAGTGAAACATATGAGGTAGAATTTTGATTACACAATTGTAGAAGATAATATAATTTCCAAATGCATGAAAAGTTGTCCCACAAATGCTTACTTTTGTTTTCAGCGTTCGGAGCTGCACTTGTGTGAACTGACTCTGGAGCCATGGATCGGACACAAGAACACCAAAGAAGTTAGACATTGCTTCCCAAGTTCAATTTCCCTCTTGTGCCAAATTACTTGTCACACCAATTTGGCAGTTGTTGAAGACTTAGAATTAAGATAATCCGACCAGGATCATCAATTGCTAGGATTAATCGCCACTAACCTCTCAACAGTTCTGCATGTTTGCAAATAAATGCATCAAGACTGAAAGGGGGCAAAATCGGTAGGGTTATATATATTTGCAGGAAAAATACCCCCAAATATGTCATCACCAACCTTTGTGAGGAAAATTTCTTTCGACAGATTTTGATCTTGTTTGTTCCTGACTTCCTTCCTTGAGAAATCCTCCCAAACTATTCATTCCGTCTGCATTGCTCCCGGCTAATCCGAAGCGAAGGCGACGTGTGGCAAAGCGGACGTGTGGTTGGATTACAGAGAGCCATAGGAAGAAAAGGGGAGAGGCTAAAAAAGGTGGAGCATTTCTTGGTCTCATGCAGATGCCTATAATAGCAAAGCGAATGGCCAATCTTAGAACCTGAAGCTTCCATGAACTCACTGCATCCTCCTCCTCTCCCATGGAGACGACGGCAGAGCACCATCTCTATTTTCCCCTCTTTTTTGGGTAGAAAACACGGAAGACGGCATGTGTCCA
This genomic stretch from Lolium perenne isolate Kyuss_39 unplaced genomic scaffold, Kyuss_2.0 unplaced23, whole genome shotgun sequence harbors:
- the LOC127326458 gene encoding fimbrin-5; its protein translation is MSNFFGVLVSDPWLQSQFTQVQLRTLKTKFLSVKKSDADNVAIKDLPPVMEQLRGLHEVLSEEEIRNFLSESYPDMNQSIEFEPFLREYLNLQAKGTSKAGGKKKLKGSVSFLKASTTTLMHVINESEKTSYVNHINNFLGEDSFLKNFLPLDPESNDIFNLVRDGVLLCKLINVAVPGTIDERAINTKKDPNPWERNENHNLCLNSARAIGCTIVNIGTQDLIEARPHLVLGLLSQIIKIQLLADLNLKKTPQLLELFADDNSKEAEEVVTLAPDKMLLKWMNFHIKKAGYKKTVTNFSTDVKDGEAYAYLLSALAPELSSTTMIETTDPKERAKKVLETAEKLECTRYVTSKDIVEGSANLNLAFVAQIFQQRNGLSTNTVAPVQDTPDDVEASREERAFRLWINSLGIATYVNNLFEDVRTGWVLLEVLDKISPGSVNWKQASKPPIIMPFRKVENCNQVIKIGKELKFSLVNVAGNDIVQANKKLILAFLWQLMRTSILQLLKNLRFHSKDKEITDSDILIWANDKVKESGKTSHIESFKDKSISDGVFFLELLSAVKRTVVDWSLVKKGEDDDEKKLNATYIISVARKLGCTVFLLPEDIMEVNHKMILTLTASIMYWSLQKQGPYEGAGSAAPQEVLPEEEEEVEEEEEDEEEEVEDGVSFGM